A region from the Neurospora crassa OR74A linkage group V, whole genome shotgun sequence genome encodes:
- the tah-3 gene encoding oxidase assembly protein 2, variant has protein sequence MAGPGGGPPRRSHTKSRKGCETCKRRHIRCDESFPQCRNCTKHKIRCPYNDIPVAEDRSTSPDKPDLMWTPEIELVIEQWQRTGLFPFPNLNIYPTPAPQYLSTDELRLIHHVASISNQMMEIDANGFTLWTRQIPTIIKIGATHNYVLHSLLAFSAMHIAYLTDCPLVGNMAYEHRGIALKGLQEAIGTFSKDTSDAILAASLVLSWQATDWRSWTHLMQGTSSVIDAMDPWKHESQFGDFIAESSTFPTAPPSPAPDHKPSQPRKEDLDAFQRTLQQLQKVESHLKHNREDTKSVAQLISFLKGARKVSPTLSVAQQFERLRPLRTWLFWLPVMYLQQTHGSPSALVIIAHYYTVALVMERLFPEIGAAYFGSLTIGPVEEIARRLHSLNISGQLEGDLATPLALMNFPIDTVSEFRSRMGWNQPIRTPSFPVFDNFYASEGSPMPLSAASSSEYLPYGERPAFSYSTENLSVIPECGPSPVQITAPFGQPQYLSIPSPSYGAYSPTTSTFGDYNDAASVTYSDPDEYPSYDMGFSATTPMMGGASPYGVGFVHPIQSVWTV, from the exons ATGGCTGGTCCCGGCGGTGGTCCCCCTAGGCGCAG CCACACCAAGTCCCGAAAGGGATGCGAGACATG CAAGCGCCGCCACATTCGTTGTGACGAAAGTTTTCCCCAGTGCCGCAATTGCACCAAGCACAAGATCCGTTGTCCATATAATGACATTCCTGTCGCCGAGGACCGGTCTACTTCTCCTGACAAACCGGATCTTATGTGGACGCCCGAGATCGAGCTTGTAATCGAGCAGTGGCAGCGAACTGGTCTTTTCCCGTTCCCGAACCTTAACATTTACCCGACTCCGGCCCCTCAGTATCTCAGCACAGACGAGTTGCGCCTGATCCACCATGTTGCCTCGATCAGCAATCAGATGATGGAAATTGATGCCAACGGCTTCACTTTGTGGACTCGGCAGATCCCGAC AATCATCAAGATTGGTGCTACCCATAACTATGTCTTGCATTCGCTGTTGGCCTTCTCTGCCATGCACATTGCGTACTTGACCGATTGTCCATTGGTCGGAAACATGGCTTACGAGCATCGGGGTATCGCCTTGAAGGGTCTCCAGGAAGCCATCGGGACCTTCTCGAAGGACACTTCTGACGCCATCCTTGCCGCATCTCTTGTTCTGTCGTGGCAAGCCACAGATTG GCGAAGCTGGACCCATCTCATGCAGGGAACCTCATCG GTCATTGATGCCATGGACCCCTGGAAGCACGAGTCCCAGTTCGGTGATTTCATTGCCGAAAGCAGCACGTTTCCAACCGCTCCCCCGTCTCCTGCCCCGGATCACAAGCCCAGTCAGCCGCGCAAGGAAGACCTTGACGCCTTTCAGAGGACTCTGCAGCAGCTCCAGAAGGTCGAGTCTCACCTCAAGCACAACAGGGAGGACACCAAGTCCGTTGCCCAGCTCATCAGCTTCCTGAAGGGTGCTCGCAAGGTTAGCCCGACCTTGTCGGTAGCCCAACAGTTTGAGCGTTTGAGGCCCCTGCGTACGTGGTTGTTCTGGCTTCCCGTCATGTACCTGCAACAGACCCATGGGTCGCCCAGTGCCTTGGTCATCATTGCTCACTACTACACCGTTGCTCTGGTAATGGAGCGCCTCTTCCCTGAGATCGGCGCCGCTTACTTTGGAAGTTTGACAATTGGCCCGGTTGAGGAGATTGCACGTCGCCTGCATTCCTTGAATATTTCTGGCCAACTCGAGGGTGATTTGGCAACCCCTCTTGCATTGATGAACTTCCCTATTGACACAGTCTCCGAATTCCGGTCTCGCATGGGGTGGAATCAACCGATTCGTACCCCGTCTTTCCCAGTGTTCGATAACTTCTACGCAAGCGAAGGTTCACCAATGCCCTTGTCCGCGGCGTCGTCGTCCGAGTACCTGCCATACGGAGAGAGGCCGGCCTTCAGCTACAGTACCGAGAACTTGTCCGTCATCCCGGAATGCGGACCCAGCCCGGTCCAGATCACGGCACCTTTTGGCCAACCACAGTACCTGAGCATCCCGAGCCCGTCCTATGGAGCATACAGTCCCACCACGAGCACCTTCGGTGACTATAACGACGCGGCTTCCGTCACCTACAGCGATCCGGACGAATATCCCTCGTATGACATGGGCTTCTCCGCTACTACACCCATGATGGGCGGTGCCAGCCCCTATGGTGTCGGGTTCGTccatccaatccaatccGTGTGGACGGTCTAG
- the tah-3 gene encoding oxidase assembly protein 2: MAGPGGGPPRRSHTKSRKGCETCKRRHIRCDESFPQCRNCTKHKIRCPYNDIPVAEDRSTSPDKPDLMWTPEIELVIEQWQRTGLFPFPNLNIYPTPAPQYLSTDELRLIHHVASISNQMMEIDANGFTLWTRQIPTIIKIGATHNYVLHSLLAFSAMHIAYLTDCPLVGNMAYEHRGIALKGLQEAIGTFSKDTSDAILAASLVLSWQATDWRSWTHLMQGTSSVIDAMDPWKHESQFGDFIAESSTFPTAPPSPAPDHKPSQPRKEDLDAFQRTLQQLQKVESHLKHNREDTKSVAQLISFLKGARKVSPTLSVAQQFERLRPLRTWLFWLPVMYLQQTHGSPSALVIIAHYYTVALVMERLFPEIGAAYFGSLTIGPVEEIARRLHSLNISGQLEGDLATPLALMNFPIDTVSEFRSRMGWNQPIRTPSFPVFDNFYASEGSPMPLSAASSSEYLPYGERPAFSYSTENLSVIPECGPSPVQITAPFGQPQYLSIPSPSYGAYSPTTSTFGDYNDAASVTYSDPDEYPSYDMGFSATTPMMGGASPYGVGTPTMLSSTPTYPPPDDFAVLWPGPPHSLAPSPLLGPGQYSTRLPLPESPTPSMIFTPPSSHGHSISISSIPSNYLDDENVTDERHQHITSN, from the exons ATGGCTGGTCCCGGCGGTGGTCCCCCTAGGCGCAG CCACACCAAGTCCCGAAAGGGATGCGAGACATG CAAGCGCCGCCACATTCGTTGTGACGAAAGTTTTCCCCAGTGCCGCAATTGCACCAAGCACAAGATCCGTTGTCCATATAATGACATTCCTGTCGCCGAGGACCGGTCTACTTCTCCTGACAAACCGGATCTTATGTGGACGCCCGAGATCGAGCTTGTAATCGAGCAGTGGCAGCGAACTGGTCTTTTCCCGTTCCCGAACCTTAACATTTACCCGACTCCGGCCCCTCAGTATCTCAGCACAGACGAGTTGCGCCTGATCCACCATGTTGCCTCGATCAGCAATCAGATGATGGAAATTGATGCCAACGGCTTCACTTTGTGGACTCGGCAGATCCCGAC AATCATCAAGATTGGTGCTACCCATAACTATGTCTTGCATTCGCTGTTGGCCTTCTCTGCCATGCACATTGCGTACTTGACCGATTGTCCATTGGTCGGAAACATGGCTTACGAGCATCGGGGTATCGCCTTGAAGGGTCTCCAGGAAGCCATCGGGACCTTCTCGAAGGACACTTCTGACGCCATCCTTGCCGCATCTCTTGTTCTGTCGTGGCAAGCCACAGATTG GCGAAGCTGGACCCATCTCATGCAGGGAACCTCATCG GTCATTGATGCCATGGACCCCTGGAAGCACGAGTCCCAGTTCGGTGATTTCATTGCCGAAAGCAGCACGTTTCCAACCGCTCCCCCGTCTCCTGCCCCGGATCACAAGCCCAGTCAGCCGCGCAAGGAAGACCTTGACGCCTTTCAGAGGACTCTGCAGCAGCTCCAGAAGGTCGAGTCTCACCTCAAGCACAACAGGGAGGACACCAAGTCCGTTGCCCAGCTCATCAGCTTCCTGAAGGGTGCTCGCAAGGTTAGCCCGACCTTGTCGGTAGCCCAACAGTTTGAGCGTTTGAGGCCCCTGCGTACGTGGTTGTTCTGGCTTCCCGTCATGTACCTGCAACAGACCCATGGGTCGCCCAGTGCCTTGGTCATCATTGCTCACTACTACACCGTTGCTCTGGTAATGGAGCGCCTCTTCCCTGAGATCGGCGCCGCTTACTTTGGAAGTTTGACAATTGGCCCGGTTGAGGAGATTGCACGTCGCCTGCATTCCTTGAATATTTCTGGCCAACTCGAGGGTGATTTGGCAACCCCTCTTGCATTGATGAACTTCCCTATTGACACAGTCTCCGAATTCCGGTCTCGCATGGGGTGGAATCAACCGATTCGTACCCCGTCTTTCCCAGTGTTCGATAACTTCTACGCAAGCGAAGGTTCACCAATGCCCTTGTCCGCGGCGTCGTCGTCCGAGTACCTGCCATACGGAGAGAGGCCGGCCTTCAGCTACAGTACCGAGAACTTGTCCGTCATCCCGGAATGCGGACCCAGCCCGGTCCAGATCACGGCACCTTTTGGCCAACCACAGTACCTGAGCATCCCGAGCCCGTCCTATGGAGCATACAGTCCCACCACGAGCACCTTCGGTGACTATAACGACGCGGCTTCCGTCACCTACAGCGATCCGGACGAATATCCCTCGTATGACATGGGCTTCTCCGCTACTACACCCATGATGGGCGGTGCCAGCCCCTATGGTGTCGG GACTCCTACAATGCTAAGCTCAACGCCCACCTACCCGCCTCCGGACGACTTTGCCGTACTTTGGCCTGGCCCCCCACACAGCCTCGCCCCTTCTCCGCTCCTGGGCCCTGGACAATACTCCACCAGGCTTCCGCTCCCCGAGTCGCCAACCCCATCGATGATTTTCACACCACCCTCGAGCCATGGCCACAGCATCTCGATATCTTCTATACCTTCGAATTACCTAGATGATGAGAACGTAACGGACGAAAGGCATCAGCACATTACATCGAACTAA